In Isoptericola variabilis 225, the genomic window GCGGCCGTCGCGCTGCGGGTAGTAGTTGCACGTGTCGACCACGGTCCTGCCCGCGAGGTCCGCGACCGGCAGGTCGCCGAGCGCCGCGAGCGGCACCGACACGACGACGAGGTCGCCGGCGCGTGCCGCCTCGGCGGGCGTGGCGGCGCGGGCGCGCGTGCCGATCTCCTCGACGAGGTCCGCGAGCGTCTCGGGGCCGCGGCTGTTGCTCAGCACCACGTCGTAGCCGGCGTGGGCGGCGAGGCGCGCGAGCGTGCCGCCGACGTGACCGCTGCCGATGAATCCGATGGTCGTCATGGCCCCAGCCTCCCCATGACCCGGGCCCGCACGCGCGCGGGTTCACCCAGGGCGGACACCACGCCCCGAACCGGTGACCCGGTCGGGCGTAGGGTCTGACCATGGCTTCTGCACCCACCATCGGCTACGCCGCGATGCTCGAGCAGTTCCACCCCACCGACGTCGTCGAGTACTCCGCCTACGCCGAGGAGCACGGCTTCTCGGGCGTCATGGCGGCCGACCACTTCCAGCCGTGGGTCCCGCAGCAGGGTCAGGCCGCGTTCGTGTGGAACGTGCTGACCGCCCTGGGCGAGCGGACGCGCGGGGACATCGGGCCCGGCGTCACCGCGCCCACGTTCCGCTGGCACCCGGCGATGGTCGCGCAGGCGTCCGCGACCCTGGCCGCGATGTACCCGGGCCGCCACTGGCTCGGGCTGGGCTCGGGCGAGGCGCTCAACGAGCACGTCGTGGCGGGCTACTGGCCCGAGGCGGCCGAGCGCATCAACCGCATGTTCGAGGCCATCGACATCATCAAGAAGCTCTTCCAGTCCGGCATCGACGGCAAGGACGTCAAGCACTCCGGGCAGTTCTACAAGATGGAGTCCACGCGGCTGTGGACCATGCCTGAGCAGGCGCCCGAGATCCTCGTCGCCACGGCGGGCCCCGTCACGGCGAAGCGTGCGGGCAAGCACGCCGACGGCCTCATCACGGTCGGTGCGCCGCTCGAGAAGATCTCGATGCTGTTCGACCGGTTCGACGCCGGCGCGCGCGAGGCGGGGCGCGACCCGTCGACCATGCCGAAGGTGCTCCAGGTGCACATGTCCTGGGCGGAGACCGACGAGCAGGCGCTCGAGAACGCCATGACCGAGTGGCCCAACGGCGGCATGAAGTTCCCCAAGGCCGACATCCGCTCGCCGCACGACTTCGCGCAGATGGCCAAGCTCGTGCGCCCCGAGGACTTCGAGGGCCGCATGGTCATCAGCTCCGACCCGGACAAGCACCGCGAGGCGATCCAGAAGTACGTCGACCTCGGCTTCGACCGCATCTACCTGCACAACGTGGGCCGCAACCAGCGCGAGTGGATCGAGGTCTTCGGTCGCGAGGTCCTGCCCAAGCTGTCGCGCTGATGGTGCACGACGGCGGTGCGCGCGTCCTGCAGGACGCGCGCCTCGAGGTGTGGGCCCCGCCGGGGCTGGGGGAGGTGCGGCCGGGCGACGACCTCGCCGCCCTCGTCGGCGACCTGCTCGACGGCGCGGTGCTCGACGGCGAGGCGCTCGCGGAGGGCGACGTCGTCGTCGTGACGTCGAAGGTCGTGTCCAAGGCCGAGGGGCGTGTGGTCCGGGCCACCGACCGCGAGCAGGCCATCACCGACGAGACCGTGCGCGTCGTCGCCACGCGCGAGCGGCCCGGCGGGCTGCCGCCGCTGCGGATCGTCGAGAACCGGCTCGGGCTCGTCATGGCCGCCGCTGGCGTCGACGCCTCCAACACGCCCGAGGGCACGGTGCTGCTGCTTCCGGTCGACCCCGATGCGTCCGCGCGGCGCCTGCGGGCGGCGTGGCGTGAGCGGTTCGGGCTCGACCGGCTCGGCGTCGTCGTCACGGACACCGCGGGCCGGCCGTGGCGCGAGGGGCTCACCGACATCGCGATCGGTGCGGCCGGGGTGGCGGTCGTCGACGACCTGCGCGGGGGAGCGGACGCGCACGGCCGGCCCCTGAACGTCACCGTGACCGCGGTGGCCGACGAGATCGCCGCCGCGTCCGAGCTCGTGCGCGGCAAGGCGAGCGGGCGCGCCATCGCCGTCGTCCGTGGCGTCGGCCGCTTCGTGCTGGGCGGCGACGGCCCGGCGGGTGACGGGCCCGGGGCACGCACCCTCGTGCGGCCGAGCGCCGACGACCTCTTCCGTGAGGGCTCCGCCGAGGCCTACGCCCGCGGCTACGCCGCCGCCCGCGCCGAGGTAGCGCACGATCCGGCGAGGTAGCGCACGATCCGCCGAGGTAGCGCACGATCGGCGAGGTAGCGCAAAACCTGGCGAGGTAGCGCAAACCTCGCGAGGTAGCACGGAATCCCCTCGCCCGGCGGCCGCACCACGGCTAGCGTGCCGAGCATGCTTGCGAAGGACTGGATCGAGCACCGGCGGCCGGGCGACCGCGAGCGCGTGGGGTGGCTCCGGCCCGACGGCGGCGGCTGGGTCGCGGTGTCGCTGCTCGGTCGGGAGCTCACGGGCCCGGTGGACTGGCTCGAGGCTGAGGAGACCCTCGATGCCGTGGGCCTGTCGTGGCTCGCCGAGGTCTGGACTCTCGAGCGCGACGGAGCCGAGCCCCTGCGCGTGCGGATCGTCGAGGTCACGCCTCACCGCGTCGTGGTGCAGACCGACGACCTCGGCGCGGTCGACGCGCCCGTCGAGCGGTTCGAGCTCCCGTGGCCCGCGCCCGCGCGTCTCCGCCCGCGGCGCCCCGGCGACCCCGACGGGGACGTCCTCTTCCGGTAGTGCTACCTCGCCGCGAGACGCGCTACCTCGCCGGATCGTGCGCTACCTCGGCGGAGAGCGCGCTACGTCGGCGGGTCGAGCGCTACTTCGCGGGAGACTTCGCTACTCCGGCTCGACGGGCGTCGGCTCGCCGCCGGTGAGACGCAGCAGCTCGCCGTACGACGTCGGGAACACCGTCTTGGCGTGCCCCGCCGCGGCCCACACCACGTCGTGCTGCGCCAGCGCGGTGTCGACGAACGTGCGCACCGGGGCCGGGTGCCCGACGGGTGCGACGCCGCCGATGACCTGACCGGTCGCCTCGCGGACCACGTCCTTGCTCGCCCGCCCGATCGTGCCGCCGAGCCGGGCGCCGAGGAACGCGGTGTCGACTCGGTGGGCGCCGCTCGTGAGCACGAGGATCGGCTCGTCGTCGAGCGTGAACACGAGCGAGTTGGCGATCGCGCCGGCGGGGACGCCGAGCGCCTCGGCGGCGAGCGCGGCCGTCGTGGCTGCGTCGTCGAGCCAGCGGATCTCGCCGGTGGCGCCGGCGGCGTCGAGCGCGGCGCGGACCCTGTCGACGGCGGGGTGCGTGGGGGTGGGCGTCGTCGTCATGGGGGCGATGCTACTCAGCGCTGCCCGGCACCCGGCGTCGAGCCCGCCACGCGTCGCGCCGCCGCCCGTCCACGGGGTGTCGCCGCCGCGCACTTCGTCGTAGCGTCGGACACGAAGGGGACATCTCGATCGAGGAGGATCGGAATGTCGAAGTACTCGCGTTCGCTCGTCCGCCGGGGTGCGCTCGTCGCGGCCCTCGGCCTCGCGGCCGCCGCGGTGAGCATGCCCGCCGTCGGTGCGTCGAACCAGATCCCGCTCAACACCGGGCAGGAGGCGGCCAGCCAGGGCATCCCCGTCAACACGGGCGCGCACGGCTGGTTCACGTACTCCATCGAGGGTGACGAGCTCTGCTACACGCTCATGGTCGACGGGCTGTCGTCGCCCGCGACCAACGCGCACATCCACGTCGGCCCGCGCACGGTCATCGGGCCGCCCGTGGTGCAGCTCGACTTCGAGCGGACCACGTCGTTCACGGTCTCGGAGTGCGTCATGCCGGCC contains:
- a CDS encoding CHRD domain-containing protein, which translates into the protein MSKYSRSLVRRGALVAALGLAAAAVSMPAVGASNQIPLNTGQEAASQGIPVNTGAHGWFTYSIEGDELCYTLMVDGLSSPATNAHIHVGPRTVIGPPVVQLDFERTTSFTVSECVMPAPEVLAAIEENPKSYYVNVHSGMFPVGELRGQLR
- a CDS encoding YbaK/EbsC family protein, which gives rise to MTTTPTPTHPAVDRVRAALDAAGATGEIRWLDDAATTAALAAEALGVPAGAIANSLVFTLDDEPILVLTSGAHRVDTAFLGARLGGTIGRASKDVVREATGQVIGGVAPVGHPAPVRTFVDTALAQHDVVWAAAGHAKTVFPTSYGELLRLTGGEPTPVEPE
- the cofE gene encoding coenzyme F420-0:L-glutamate ligase, yielding MVHDGGARVLQDARLEVWAPPGLGEVRPGDDLAALVGDLLDGAVLDGEALAEGDVVVVTSKVVSKAEGRVVRATDREQAITDETVRVVATRERPGGLPPLRIVENRLGLVMAAAGVDASNTPEGTVLLLPVDPDASARRLRAAWRERFGLDRLGVVVTDTAGRPWREGLTDIAIGAAGVAVVDDLRGGADAHGRPLNVTVTAVADEIAAASELVRGKASGRAIAVVRGVGRFVLGGDGPAGDGPGARTLVRPSADDLFREGSAEAYARGYAAARAEVAHDPAR
- a CDS encoding TIGR03557 family F420-dependent LLM class oxidoreductase; amino-acid sequence: MASAPTIGYAAMLEQFHPTDVVEYSAYAEEHGFSGVMAADHFQPWVPQQGQAAFVWNVLTALGERTRGDIGPGVTAPTFRWHPAMVAQASATLAAMYPGRHWLGLGSGEALNEHVVAGYWPEAAERINRMFEAIDIIKKLFQSGIDGKDVKHSGQFYKMESTRLWTMPEQAPEILVATAGPVTAKRAGKHADGLITVGAPLEKISMLFDRFDAGAREAGRDPSTMPKVLQVHMSWAETDEQALENAMTEWPNGGMKFPKADIRSPHDFAQMAKLVRPEDFEGRMVISSDPDKHREAIQKYVDLGFDRIYLHNVGRNQREWIEVFGREVLPKLSR